In the genome of Saccharomonospora viridis DSM 43017, one region contains:
- a CDS encoding CinA family protein, with amino-acid sequence MSEHDEQEATNIAARLVAELTRRGQTVATAESLTAGLVCATLTRVPGASAVLRGGLVVYATDLKHSLADVDDAVLAEHGAVHPEVAAQLAEGARRRCGADWGLGLTGVAGPDPQDGVEPGTVHLGLAGPDTSTVRTVHLDGSREVVRAGSVTCALRLLGERL; translated from the coding sequence ATGAGTGAGCACGACGAACAAGAGGCGACGAACATCGCCGCACGGCTCGTGGCCGAGCTGACCCGCCGTGGGCAGACGGTCGCCACGGCCGAATCGCTCACGGCCGGGCTCGTCTGCGCGACGCTCACCCGAGTGCCGGGCGCGAGTGCGGTGCTCAGGGGTGGCCTCGTCGTCTACGCCACCGACCTCAAACACAGCCTCGCGGACGTGGACGACGCGGTGCTGGCCGAACACGGGGCGGTGCATCCCGAGGTCGCCGCGCAGCTGGCCGAGGGTGCTCGGCGGCGCTGCGGGGCGGATTGGGGACTTGGGCTGACCGGGGTGGCCGGGCCGGATCCGCAGGACGGCGTCGAACCGGGCACGGTGCACCTCGGGTTGGCGGGGCCGGACACGAGTACGGTGCGGACCGTGCACCTCGACGGCAGCCGAGAGGTGGTGCGAGCGGGCTCGGTGACATGCGCTCTGCGACTGCTCGGGGAACGGTTGTAA
- the pgsA gene encoding CDP-diacylglycerol--glycerol-3-phosphate 3-phosphatidyltransferase: MSTDKVDASPRQAGGGGRTGAAVPTLNAANVLTVLRLILVPVFAVALFAADPGDITDVTGIADASSQLWRYVATAVFVVAALTDRVDGWVARRYGLVTNFGKVADPIADKALIGAALVGLSVLGELPWWVTAVILGRELGVTALRFWVIRHGVIPASKGGKAKTLAQVVAIGLVLLPLPAQAEPVEWALLGVALVLTVATGVDYLVRALRLRATARTAARRGTVGPE; encoded by the coding sequence GTGAGTACCGACAAAGTCGATGCCAGCCCCCGTCAGGCCGGCGGTGGTGGTCGGACGGGTGCGGCCGTTCCCACGTTGAACGCGGCCAACGTGCTCACCGTGCTGCGGCTGATACTCGTGCCGGTTTTCGCCGTGGCGTTGTTCGCCGCCGACCCCGGCGACATCACCGACGTCACCGGGATCGCCGACGCTTCAAGCCAGCTGTGGCGGTATGTGGCCACGGCGGTGTTCGTGGTCGCCGCTTTGACCGACCGGGTCGACGGCTGGGTGGCCCGGCGCTACGGATTGGTGACGAACTTCGGCAAGGTCGCCGATCCCATCGCCGACAAGGCACTGATCGGGGCCGCTCTGGTGGGCCTCAGTGTGCTCGGTGAGTTGCCGTGGTGGGTGACGGCCGTGATCCTGGGCCGGGAACTCGGGGTGACGGCCTTGCGGTTCTGGGTGATCAGACACGGGGTGATCCCCGCGAGCAAGGGCGGTAAGGCCAAGACACTGGCGCAGGTGGTGGCCATCGGTTTGGTCCTGTTGCCGTTGCCCGCGCAGGCCGAACCCGTGGAGTGGGCACTGCTGGGAGTGGCACTCGTCCTCACGGTGGCCACAGGGGTGGACTACCTGGTCAGGGCACTTCGGTTGCGGGCGACGGCTCGCACGGCGGCTCGACGCGGCACGGTGGGGCCGGAATGA
- the rimO gene encoding 30S ribosomal protein S12 methylthiotransferase RimO gives MSSTESSHNRRVSLLTLGCARNEVDSEELAGRLAAGGWQLSDDPESSDVIVVNTCGFVEQAKKDSVDTLLAAADTGAKVVAVGCMAERYGKELAENLPEADAVLGFDHYPHLAERLVDIAEGRPVESHTPTDRRTLLPITPVDRQAATDEVTVPGHAGWGPRVLRSRLDDSPVAPLKIASGCDRRCSFCAIPSFRGSFVSRHPDELVAEAEWLATQGVRELFLVSENSTSYGKDLDRSLGGTRALERLLPRLAAVDGIDRVRVSYLQPAETRPDLVRVIATTPGVADYFDLSFQHASESVLRRMRRFGSTESFLKLIEQIRSYAPDAGIRTNVIVGFPGETEEDVAELERFLTEARLDAVGVFGYSDEDGTEAETFDGKLDEDVITERVGRIAALVEELSAQRAEGRIGSVVDVLVESVDEEIVGRAAHQAPEVDGECVVLGDLDCKVGELLRCEVVDSAGVDLVVRPLDRPAVEPDVAT, from the coding sequence GTGTCTAGCACTGAATCCTCGCACAACCGCCGGGTCTCCCTGTTGACGCTCGGTTGTGCCCGTAACGAGGTCGACTCCGAGGAACTGGCGGGGCGGCTCGCCGCGGGCGGCTGGCAGCTTAGTGACGATCCTGAGTCCAGTGACGTCATTGTGGTCAACACCTGTGGATTCGTCGAGCAGGCGAAGAAGGATTCGGTCGACACACTGCTCGCCGCCGCCGACACCGGGGCCAAGGTGGTCGCCGTAGGGTGCATGGCCGAGCGCTACGGCAAGGAGTTGGCGGAGAACCTCCCCGAGGCCGACGCGGTGCTTGGATTCGATCACTATCCGCACCTGGCCGAGCGGCTCGTGGACATCGCCGAGGGCCGGCCGGTCGAATCGCACACGCCGACGGATCGGCGCACCCTGTTGCCCATCACGCCCGTGGATCGGCAAGCCGCCACCGACGAGGTGACCGTGCCCGGCCACGCCGGGTGGGGACCTCGGGTGTTGCGTTCCCGGTTGGACGACTCCCCGGTCGCTCCGCTCAAGATCGCTTCCGGATGTGACCGACGGTGCTCGTTCTGCGCCATTCCGTCGTTCCGTGGTTCGTTCGTGTCGCGTCATCCCGACGAACTGGTCGCCGAGGCGGAGTGGCTGGCCACACAGGGGGTGCGGGAGCTGTTCCTCGTCAGCGAGAATTCCACCTCCTACGGCAAAGACCTCGACCGCAGTCTCGGCGGGACCCGGGCACTGGAACGGCTGTTGCCCCGATTGGCGGCCGTGGACGGGATCGACCGGGTGCGGGTGTCGTACCTCCAACCGGCGGAGACACGGCCCGATCTGGTGCGGGTGATCGCCACCACGCCCGGGGTGGCCGACTACTTCGATCTCTCGTTCCAGCACGCCAGTGAGTCGGTACTGCGGCGGATGCGCCGGTTCGGTTCCACCGAGTCGTTCCTCAAGTTGATCGAGCAGATCCGGTCCTACGCGCCCGACGCGGGGATACGGACGAACGTGATCGTCGGGTTCCCCGGCGAGACCGAGGAGGACGTCGCCGAGCTGGAGCGGTTCCTCACCGAGGCGCGGCTCGATGCGGTCGGGGTGTTCGGTTACTCGGACGAGGACGGTACCGAGGCGGAGACGTTCGACGGCAAACTCGACGAGGACGTGATCACCGAGCGGGTCGGCCGGATAGCCGCGCTCGTCGAGGAACTGAGCGCTCAGCGGGCCGAGGGCCGGATCGGGTCGGTCGTCGACGTGCTGGTGGAGTCGGTCGACGAGGAGATCGTCGGCAGGGCCGCGCACCAGGCGCCCGAGGTGGACGGCGAGTGCGTGGTACTGGGAGACCTCGATTGCAAGGTGGGCGAGTTGCTCCGCTGTGAGGTGGTGGACAGCGCGGGCGTCGACTTGGTGGTTCGCCCACTCGACAGGCCCGCGGTCGAGCCGGACGTCGCGACGTGA
- a CDS encoding amino-acid N-acetyltransferase, translated as MPVQAPLIRRARIADVRRIKALVDSDAGQGLLKKDLITLYEDVQEFWVAELDGKVVGCGALHVMWEDLAEIRTVTVDRAVRGRGIGHALVDRLIDLAVELGLKRLFVLTFETEFFARHGFSEITGTPVPKEVYEEMRRSADTGVAEFLDLPFVKPNTLGNTRMLLHLDERKKAARPSRSLKPSLGAGSQ; from the coding sequence ATGCCTGTGCAAGCACCCCTAATCCGGCGCGCACGCATCGCGGACGTGCGCAGAATCAAGGCACTGGTCGACTCCGATGCCGGCCAGGGGCTGCTGAAGAAAGACCTGATCACCCTCTACGAGGACGTGCAGGAGTTCTGGGTCGCAGAACTCGACGGGAAGGTGGTGGGCTGCGGCGCCCTCCACGTGATGTGGGAGGACCTCGCCGAGATCCGCACGGTCACCGTCGACCGCGCCGTACGCGGCCGCGGCATCGGACACGCGCTCGTCGACCGGCTCATCGACCTGGCCGTGGAACTGGGATTGAAGCGGCTGTTCGTGCTCACGTTCGAAACCGAGTTCTTCGCCCGACACGGCTTCTCCGAGATCACGGGCACACCCGTGCCGAAGGAGGTCTACGAGGAGATGCGCCGCTCGGCCGACACCGGTGTCGCCGAGTTCCTCGACCTGCCCTTCGTCAAGCCCAACACGCTCGGCAACACGCGCATGCTGCTCCATCTCGACGAGCGGAAGAAGGCCGCCCGTCCTTCCCGTTCCCTGAAGCCGTCGCTAGGAGCGGGCTCCCAGTAG
- a CDS encoding o-succinylbenzoate synthase codes for MSSGSTEFPVPGKTDPLAVVESVRVYVIPMRTRFRGIIVREGMLLRGPSGWGEFCPFDDYGDAASVPWLAAALEQCTGAWPTPVRTRIPINCTVPAVDPNTAHDIVKRSGCRTAKVKVADHPGSLAEDQIRVEAVRDALGQEGAIRVDANAAWDVDTAVRHIRVLDRSAGGLEYVEQPCRTVDELAQVRRRVDVRIAADESIRRADDPLHVARAEAADVAVIKCLPLGGVGRALRIAEECGLPCVVSSALETSVGLAAEVALAAALPELPFACGLGTLSLLDGDVVDSAAALTPVDGFVTVPSEPPRPDPSLLEAHAPTDPVTATRWLARLSRVGSLLGARS; via the coding sequence GTGTCGTCCGGTTCGACCGAGTTCCCCGTGCCCGGCAAGACCGATCCGCTGGCCGTCGTCGAATCCGTCCGCGTCTACGTCATTCCCATGCGGACCCGATTCCGGGGCATCATCGTTCGAGAGGGAATGCTGCTGCGTGGCCCCTCAGGGTGGGGTGAGTTCTGCCCGTTCGACGACTACGGCGACGCGGCCTCGGTGCCGTGGTTGGCCGCGGCGCTCGAACAGTGCACGGGTGCCTGGCCCACGCCGGTGCGCACCCGCATCCCCATCAACTGCACGGTGCCCGCCGTGGATCCGAACACGGCCCACGACATCGTGAAGCGCTCCGGCTGCCGCACCGCCAAGGTCAAGGTCGCCGACCACCCCGGTTCGTTGGCGGAGGACCAGATCCGGGTCGAGGCCGTGCGTGACGCGCTCGGCCAGGAGGGCGCGATCCGCGTGGACGCCAACGCGGCGTGGGACGTCGACACCGCTGTGCGTCATATCCGCGTGCTCGACCGTTCGGCGGGCGGGCTGGAGTACGTCGAGCAGCCGTGCCGCACCGTCGATGAACTGGCGCAGGTGCGTCGGCGTGTCGATGTGCGGATCGCCGCCGATGAGTCCATCCGCAGAGCCGACGACCCGTTGCACGTGGCTCGGGCCGAAGCCGCCGACGTCGCGGTCATCAAGTGCCTGCCGTTGGGTGGGGTCGGTCGGGCGCTGCGGATCGCCGAGGAGTGCGGTCTGCCGTGTGTGGTGTCCTCGGCGCTGGAGACCAGCGTGGGACTGGCGGCCGAGGTGGCGCTGGCGGCGGCGTTGCCCGAACTGCCCTTCGCGTGTGGTCTGGGCACGCTGTCGCTGCTCGACGGCGACGTGGTCGACTCCGCGGCCGCGTTGACACCGGTCGACGGGTTCGTGACCGTGCCGTCCGAGCCGCCTCGGCCGGATCCGTCACTGCTGGAGGCCCATGCGCCCACGGACCCCGTCACGGCCACGCGGTGGCTGGCGCGGCTTTCCCGCGTCGGTTCCCTACTGGGAGCCCGCTCCTAG
- a CDS encoding DNA translocase FtsK: MARAVGRTRELDPEHRRDGVALGLIALAFIAAVGVGWEAAGPVGEWVAVGTRSVIGAAAVGLPVALLVAAVVLMRSQPRPETRPRMVVGGLLVGLAVLGLLHLISGRPQEHADQMYAGGWIGWFSGDLLARGVTSWVAVPLLVLVLLYGVLVFSGTPIRRIPQRLREWSADADGSDRDAVAAGSADSADSTSDPVTETDPASARLRKPARRRRSASEAEAAQTELDFAEPGGVAPSGRPGTAGKAGTASKAGKSERPQAGVTTSLRSPAVTKASGAKRRQEPALTVTRTVEGDYKLPSLELLTLGDAPKVHSRANDAMIEAITGVLEQFKIDARVTGFTRGPTVTRYEVELGPGVKVEKITALTKNIAYAVATENVRLLAPIPGKSAVGIEVPNTDREMVRLGDVLRSPLAASDDHPMVIGLGKDIEGHFVTANLTKMPHLLVAGSTGSGKSSFVNSMLVSLLSRATPDECRMILIDPKMVELTPYEGIPHLITPIITQPKKAAAALAWLVEEMEQRYRDMQANRVRHIDDFNRKVRSGEITTPPGSEREYRPYPYIMAIVDELADLMMTAPRDVEDAIVRITQKARAAGIHLVLATQRPSVDVVTGLIKTNVPSRLAFATSSLTDSRVILDQPGAEKLIGMGDALYLPMGAGKPTRIQGAFVSDEEIAAVVAATKEQAEPDYTEGVTAVKVGEKKDIDPDIGDDLEVLLQAAELVVSSQFGSTSMLQRKLRVGFAKAGRLMDLLETRGVVGPSEGSKAREVLVKPEDLPRVLALIRGEDPPSEE, from the coding sequence TTGGCTCGCGCGGTCGGACGCACCCGGGAACTCGACCCCGAACACCGCAGGGACGGGGTCGCGCTGGGACTCATCGCCCTGGCCTTCATCGCGGCCGTCGGAGTCGGTTGGGAGGCAGCCGGCCCGGTCGGGGAGTGGGTCGCCGTGGGCACCCGCAGCGTGATCGGCGCGGCCGCCGTCGGGCTTCCCGTGGCGCTCCTGGTGGCGGCCGTGGTGCTCATGAGGTCGCAGCCCCGGCCCGAGACCCGGCCTCGCATGGTCGTGGGTGGCCTGCTGGTGGGGCTGGCCGTGCTGGGGCTGTTGCATCTCATCAGCGGCAGGCCGCAGGAACACGCCGATCAGATGTACGCGGGTGGGTGGATCGGATGGTTCTCCGGTGACCTGCTCGCAAGGGGCGTCACCAGCTGGGTGGCCGTCCCGTTGCTCGTGCTCGTGTTGCTCTACGGCGTGCTGGTGTTCTCGGGGACGCCGATCCGGCGTATCCCTCAGCGGCTGCGGGAATGGAGCGCCGACGCCGACGGGTCCGACCGCGATGCCGTGGCCGCGGGAAGCGCTGACAGTGCGGATTCGACTTCCGACCCGGTGACCGAGACCGATCCCGCCTCCGCTCGGCTGCGGAAGCCGGCCCGTCGTAGGCGTTCGGCGTCTGAAGCTGAGGCGGCGCAGACCGAACTGGACTTCGCCGAGCCGGGCGGTGTCGCGCCATCCGGCAGGCCTGGAACCGCCGGGAAGGCCGGTACAGCCTCGAAGGCCGGGAAGTCCGAGAGGCCCCAGGCCGGTGTGACCACGTCGCTGCGGAGCCCGGCGGTGACCAAGGCGTCCGGCGCGAAGCGTCGCCAGGAACCCGCGCTCACGGTCACCAGGACCGTCGAGGGCGACTACAAACTGCCCTCCCTCGAACTGCTCACTCTCGGTGATGCGCCGAAGGTGCACAGTCGCGCCAACGACGCCATGATCGAAGCGATCACAGGGGTCCTGGAGCAGTTCAAGATCGACGCTCGGGTCACGGGTTTCACCCGCGGTCCCACGGTCACTCGTTACGAAGTGGAACTCGGCCCCGGCGTCAAGGTGGAGAAGATCACCGCGCTCACCAAGAACATCGCCTATGCGGTGGCCACGGAGAACGTGCGGTTGCTCGCACCGATCCCCGGCAAATCGGCGGTGGGCATCGAGGTGCCCAACACCGATCGGGAGATGGTGCGTCTGGGCGACGTGCTGCGCTCGCCGTTGGCGGCCTCGGACGACCATCCGATGGTCATCGGACTCGGCAAGGACATCGAAGGTCACTTCGTCACCGCGAACCTGACGAAGATGCCGCACCTGCTGGTGGCCGGCTCCACGGGCTCCGGTAAGTCGAGTTTCGTCAACTCGATGCTGGTGTCCCTGCTTTCCCGGGCCACCCCGGACGAGTGCCGCATGATCCTCATCGACCCGAAGATGGTCGAACTGACCCCCTACGAGGGCATCCCGCACCTCATCACGCCCATCATCACGCAGCCGAAGAAAGCCGCCGCCGCGCTCGCCTGGCTCGTCGAGGAGATGGAGCAGCGGTACCGGGACATGCAGGCCAATCGCGTGCGGCACATCGACGACTTCAACCGCAAGGTGCGTTCGGGGGAGATCACCACTCCACCCGGCAGTGAGCGGGAGTACCGCCCGTACCCCTACATCATGGCGATCGTCGACGAGCTCGCCGATCTCATGATGACCGCCCCGAGGGACGTCGAGGACGCCATCGTGCGGATCACGCAGAAGGCCCGGGCGGCCGGAATCCACCTCGTGTTGGCCACCCAGCGGCCGTCCGTGGACGTGGTCACGGGTCTCATCAAGACCAACGTGCCGTCACGGTTGGCGTTCGCGACGTCGTCGCTCACCGACTCCCGGGTCATCCTCGACCAGCCCGGTGCGGAGAAACTGATCGGGATGGGCGACGCGCTGTACCTGCCGATGGGGGCGGGCAAGCCCACCCGGATCCAGGGCGCGTTCGTCAGCGACGAGGAGATCGCCGCCGTTGTGGCCGCGACCAAGGAACAGGCCGAACCGGACTACACCGAAGGGGTCACCGCCGTCAAGGTGGGGGAGAAGAAGGACATCGACCCCGATATCGGCGACGATCTGGAGGTACTGCTACAGGCGGCCGAACTGGTCGTGAGTTCGCAGTTCGGCTCGACGTCGATGTTGCAGCGCAAACTGCGGGTCGGTTTCGCCAAGGCGGGCCGGTTGATGGACCTGCTGGAGACCCGTGGTGTGGTGGGCCCGTCGGAGGGCTCGAAGGCGCGCGAAGTGCTGGTCAAACCCGAGGACCTCCCGAGAGTGCTCGCGCTGATCCGTGGGGAGGACCCCCCGTCCGAGGAGTGA
- a CDS encoding lysophospholipid acyltransferase family protein, giving the protein MVALRHDRKSAKRRTERVPLIWRTILALDHGLVNVAGRLRVSGNVPYKLRGKPLLMAANHIGVFDAFVLMAACRRIGLAPRFMLAGGLLDAPIVGPALRASGHLRVDRGSASAVTQFAQAAEALRTSTSPIIVYPEGRISHDPGLWPERGKTGAARLALSANVPVIPISQWGAHEAVYWGTETVTGLADIVPLARSGLTSPLRRPTFRVHFGEPVDLSEFKAGRPGDAVKAHAAIMRAITEGLVPLRADEPDLPRFHDPTRPTDGHSPWRPGT; this is encoded by the coding sequence ATGGTGGCGCTTCGACACGACCGCAAGTCCGCCAAACGGCGGACAGAACGTGTCCCGTTGATCTGGCGGACGATCCTCGCTCTCGATCATGGACTGGTGAACGTGGCCGGGCGGCTACGCGTCAGCGGGAACGTTCCGTACAAGTTACGGGGGAAACCGCTCCTCATGGCCGCGAACCACATCGGGGTGTTCGACGCGTTCGTGCTGATGGCCGCGTGCCGACGCATCGGTCTTGCGCCACGGTTCATGCTCGCGGGCGGCTTGTTGGACGCGCCGATAGTGGGCCCCGCGCTGCGGGCCAGCGGTCATCTGCGGGTCGACCGAGGCTCGGCCTCGGCCGTAACCCAATTCGCGCAGGCCGCCGAAGCCCTGCGGACGAGTACGTCCCCGATCATCGTCTATCCGGAGGGGCGGATCAGCCACGATCCGGGGCTGTGGCCGGAACGCGGCAAGACCGGTGCCGCACGCCTCGCCCTGTCGGCGAACGTCCCCGTCATCCCCATCAGTCAATGGGGCGCGCACGAAGCCGTGTACTGGGGCACCGAGACGGTCACCGGCCTGGCCGACATCGTGCCGTTGGCACGGTCGGGACTCACCTCCCCGCTGCGTCGTCCCACCTTCCGGGTGCATTTCGGGGAACCGGTCGATTTGTCGGAGTTCAAAGCCGGCAGGCCCGGTGACGCCGTGAAAGCCCACGCGGCGATCATGCGGGCGATCACCGAGGGGCTCGTGCCGCTGCGGGCCGACGAACCGGACCTACCGCGATTCCACGACCCGACCCGGCCCACCGACGGACACAGTCCCTGGCGACCGGGAACGTGA
- a CDS encoding EamA family transporter has translation MTSSDTTADATTVARPRSRSRGIVLLVLASLCFGSSGVLGKPAMLSGLTPEQVATARISIAAVVLLLGVGLTRPALLRVRRGQWRLLLGYGLLGVAGVQLFYFLAAARVPVGIAILLEFTSPVLVALWVRFVRRVRLPWPMWTGIGLALLGLALVARVHEGLVLDVLGLLAGIAAALCSAAYFLIGEQGVASHHPLSMVTWGMVIAAVAVCLIAPPWTMPSSTLLSSAEFGPWRPPVWLLLVTVAVLSTVFAYLAGITALRHLPASTASVLALLEPLVATSMAWALLGEALVWVQILGAFVLLGGALLVQLTAPAAQGGPTGPVEPLPGEAPSEDRVFRRSRKERQGEP, from the coding sequence ATGACCTCTTCCGACACCACCGCCGACGCCACCACCGTGGCACGGCCCCGCAGCCGTTCCCGCGGCATCGTCCTGCTCGTCCTCGCTTCCCTGTGTTTCGGCAGCTCCGGGGTACTGGGCAAACCGGCGATGCTCTCCGGCCTGACGCCCGAACAGGTCGCCACGGCCCGGATCAGCATCGCCGCGGTGGTGTTGCTCCTCGGCGTGGGACTGACCCGCCCCGCCCTGTTGCGGGTACGGCGCGGACAATGGCGGCTCCTGCTCGGCTACGGCCTCCTCGGCGTGGCGGGTGTTCAGCTCTTCTACTTCCTGGCGGCGGCACGGGTGCCGGTGGGCATCGCCATCCTGCTGGAGTTCACGTCGCCGGTCCTTGTGGCACTGTGGGTGCGCTTCGTGCGCCGGGTACGACTGCCGTGGCCGATGTGGACCGGCATCGGACTGGCCCTGCTGGGCTTGGCCCTGGTGGCCCGCGTCCACGAGGGGTTGGTGCTCGACGTGCTGGGATTGCTGGCCGGGATCGCCGCGGCACTGTGCTCGGCGGCGTACTTCCTGATCGGTGAACAGGGCGTGGCCAGTCACCATCCGCTCAGCATGGTCACCTGGGGGATGGTGATCGCGGCCGTGGCCGTGTGCCTCATCGCGCCGCCGTGGACGATGCCCTCTTCGACACTGTTGTCGTCCGCCGAGTTCGGTCCGTGGCGGCCGCCCGTGTGGTTGTTGCTCGTGACCGTCGCGGTGCTCTCCACCGTTTTCGCCTATCTTGCAGGCATCACCGCACTGCGGCACCTACCCGCCTCGACCGCCAGCGTGCTTGCCCTGTTGGAACCACTCGTCGCCACGAGCATGGCGTGGGCGTTGTTGGGCGAGGCACTGGTCTGGGTGCAGATCCTCGGTGCCTTCGTGTTGCTCGGCGGAGCGTTGCTGGTGCAACTGACCGCACCCGCCGCGCAGGGTGGCCCGACCGGCCCGGTCGAACCGCTGCCGGGCGAAGCACCGAGTGAGGACCGAGTTTTCCGAAGGAGCCGGAAGGAACGTCAGGGGGAACCGTGA
- a CDS encoding ribonuclease J — protein sequence MSQKSIGPGPTHLPPPLPKGALRVVALGGIGEVGRNMTVFEYDGRLLVVDCGVLFPEDAQPGVDLILPDFRAIEDRIGDIEALVLTHGHEDHIGAVPFLLRMRPDLPVYGSRFTLALLEAKCKEHRQRPTLVQVAEGQRRRVGPFELEFFAVNHSIPDALAVALRTPAGLVLHTGDIKLDQLPLDGRLTDLAGFSRLGDEGVDLLCIDSTNAEVPGFVTSERDIGPVLDDVIARARQRVIVACFASHVHRVQQVLDAAHRHGRRVTFVGRSMMRNMTIAAELGLLSIPEGLLIDLDEAVNLPESKVLFISTGSQGEPLSALSRMARGEHKQISIRAGDTVVLASSLIPGNETAVFAVINGLVRLGADVVHQGNAKVHVSGHASAGELLFLYNALRPKNVMPVHGEWRHLRANAELAVRTGVAEDNVVLAEDGVVVDLVDGKASITGRVEVGMVYVDGLSVGDVGESTLSDRLILGEGGFIAITVAVDSTTGRAMSSPTLSGRGFSDDPKALDEVTQLVEMELSRTEAEGITDTHQIAQAVRRVVGRWVAETYRRRPMIVPTVIPV from the coding sequence GTGAGTCAGAAGTCAATCGGGCCGGGACCCACACACCTACCACCGCCGCTGCCCAAGGGCGCGCTCCGAGTCGTCGCCCTTGGCGGCATCGGCGAGGTCGGCCGCAACATGACCGTCTTCGAGTACGACGGTCGACTCCTCGTGGTCGATTGCGGCGTCCTCTTCCCTGAGGACGCCCAGCCGGGTGTGGACCTGATCCTGCCCGACTTTCGAGCGATCGAGGATCGGATCGGGGACATCGAGGCACTCGTGCTCACCCATGGGCACGAGGACCACATCGGTGCCGTGCCCTTCCTCCTTCGCATGCGGCCCGACCTGCCGGTGTACGGATCGCGGTTCACACTGGCCCTGCTGGAGGCCAAGTGCAAGGAACACCGGCAGCGCCCGACGTTGGTGCAGGTCGCCGAGGGGCAGCGGCGTCGGGTCGGTCCGTTCGAGTTGGAGTTCTTCGCGGTCAACCACTCGATCCCCGACGCGCTCGCCGTCGCGTTGCGTACCCCCGCCGGGCTCGTGCTGCACACGGGTGACATCAAGCTCGACCAGCTGCCGCTCGACGGTAGGCTCACCGACCTGGCGGGGTTCTCCCGGCTCGGCGACGAAGGCGTCGATCTGCTGTGCATCGACTCCACCAACGCCGAGGTCCCGGGTTTTGTGACCTCGGAGCGCGACATCGGACCCGTACTGGACGACGTCATCGCGCGTGCGCGGCAGCGGGTCATCGTGGCGTGTTTCGCCAGTCACGTCCACCGAGTGCAGCAGGTACTCGACGCCGCCCATCGACACGGTCGCCGGGTGACGTTCGTGGGCCGGTCGATGATGCGCAACATGACCATCGCGGCCGAACTGGGACTGTTGAGCATCCCGGAGGGGCTGCTGATCGACCTCGACGAGGCCGTGAACCTGCCCGAGTCCAAGGTGCTGTTCATCTCCACGGGCTCCCAGGGCGAGCCGCTGTCGGCGCTGTCGCGCATGGCGCGGGGCGAGCACAAGCAGATCTCGATCCGGGCGGGGGACACGGTGGTGCTGGCGAGCTCCCTCATCCCCGGTAACGAGACCGCGGTGTTCGCCGTCATCAACGGCCTGGTCCGACTCGGTGCCGACGTCGTGCACCAGGGCAACGCGAAGGTGCACGTGTCGGGACACGCGTCAGCGGGGGAGCTGCTGTTCCTCTACAACGCCCTGCGCCCCAAGAACGTGATGCCGGTGCATGGCGAATGGCGGCATCTGCGGGCGAACGCGGAGTTGGCCGTGCGCACGGGCGTGGCCGAGGACAACGTGGTCTTGGCCGAAGACGGCGTGGTGGTCGACCTCGTCGACGGCAAGGCCTCCATCACCGGGCGGGTCGAGGTCGGCATGGTGTACGTCGACGGGTTGTCGGTCGGTGACGTGGGTGAATCCACGCTGTCCGATCGATTGATCCTCGGCGAGGGCGGATTCATCGCCATCACCGTGGCCGTCGACTCGACCACCGGGCGTGCCATGAGCTCGCCCACCCTGTCGGGACGAGGGTTCTCCGACGACCCGAAGGCTCTCGACGAGGTGACACAGCTGGTGGAGATGGAGCTGTCGCGCACCGAGGCCGAGGGCATCACCGATACCCACCAGATCGCTCAAGCCGTCCGGCGGGTGGTGGGCCGGTGGGTCGCCGAGACCTACCGGCGTCGGCCGATGATCGTGCCGACGGTCATCCCCGTCTGA